The following proteins are encoded in a genomic region of Ornithodoros turicata isolate Travis chromosome 6, ASM3712646v1, whole genome shotgun sequence:
- the LOC135398972 gene encoding tRNA 2'-phosphotransferase 1-like gives MSHSKSIKLSKSLAYVLRHGAETEGLRMDDGGYIDVVAVLRLASFRRCGYTESDVMNVVETSDKQRFALRHHPETGRLQIRANQGHSIEIKDDGTLLTPISLESCPDVAIHGTYFKNWQTIQHAGLSKRGRNHIHFAAGFPGDDGVISGMRRNCEVAIVIDCKSALMDGLKFFRSENNVILCPGDSDGTLSPKYFKEVWQCRPRKRLL, from the coding sequence ATGAGCCACTCGAAAAGTATCAAACTCTCAAAATCTTTAGCCTACGTCCTGCGTCACGGTGCCGAAACGGAAGGCCTCAGGATGGACGACGGCGGTTACATTGACGTAGTCGCTGTGCTTCGACTGGCTTCGTTTCGTCGATGTGGATACACCGAATCTGATGTGATGAACGTCGTAGAAACAAGTGACAAGCAAAGGTTTGCACTGCGTCATCACCCTGAAACGGGAAGACTTCAAATACGCGCAAATCAGGGTCACTCGATCGAGATCAAAGACGACGGAACGTTGCTTACGCCGATTAGCTTAGAGAGCTGTCCAGACGTCGCAATTCACGGCACATACTTCAAAAATTGGCAGACGATACAACACGCTGGCTTATCTAAACGAGGAAGGAATCATATCCACTTCGCAGCTGGTTTCCCCGGCGACGACGGCGTCATTAGTGGGATGCGTCGGAACTGCGAAGTCGCGATAGTGATTGATTGCAAGTCTGCGCTAATGGACGGGCTGAAGTTTTTCAGGTCCGAGAACAATGTCATCCTTTGTCCGGGAGATTCAGATGGAACTCTGAGCCCGAAGTATTTCAAGGAAGTGTGGCAGTGTCGGCCCAGAAAGCGTTTATTGTAA